One stretch of Amycolatopsis sp. NBC_00345 DNA includes these proteins:
- a CDS encoding YciI family protein: MRYMLLICGLTHEDGKPPEDGPADPATESWVEEMDGRGVRLLGDRLRPASMATTVRVKDGEVLLSDGPFAETKEQILGFDLLECADLDEAIEVASKHPAALWGPIEVRPLWPFEAKEQA, from the coding sequence ATGCGCTACATGTTGCTGATCTGCGGCCTGACCCACGAGGACGGCAAGCCGCCCGAGGACGGTCCCGCCGACCCGGCCACCGAATCGTGGGTGGAGGAGATGGACGGCCGCGGCGTGCGGCTGCTGGGCGACCGGCTCCGGCCCGCGAGCATGGCGACCACCGTGCGGGTGAAGGACGGCGAGGTGCTGCTGTCGGACGGGCCCTTCGCCGAGACGAAGGAGCAGATCCTCGGCTTCGACCTGCTGGAGTGCGCGGACCTGGACGAGGCGATCGAGGTCGCCTCGAAGCACCCGGCCGCGTTGTGGGGGCCCATCGAGGTCCGTCCGCTGTGGCCTTTCGAAGCAAAGGAACAAGCCTGA